The following proteins come from a genomic window of Anopheles ziemanni chromosome 3, idAnoZiCoDA_A2_x.2, whole genome shotgun sequence:
- the LOC131284727 gene encoding protein tramtrack, beta isoform-like: protein MSTGQSQQFCVRWNSHLGSLGAAFPQLLAGQRFVDVTLACEGHQVHCHRLVLAACSTYFENLLGENPCQHPIIILPRDIKLWAIQALVDFMYKGEVNVSQAGLPDLMKCAEILKIRGLCGSDALNLNQIHSPTESYQQQHGAGSDSGNTSASTKPSDSSPASATQTGGAFQPQFDQHSRSQQNSSSSGPKGQLLSSLHLRPVVMRGHHHQQQQHHQDEGNTSDNGGDSGNEICIKTEDLMIDEDTNSKQCDEDDEREDNDGSDKMPADALLHVHPGLDVEDAVDDQNRREALQVPEQELMEEEEEEEEDRVSKQNRLIMERLDGRQSSEQQHEPMPDYEQYAAGSEGQEDDEDDDVLVVREETEGTPATKDGAAVGKQEEARRKRRRHSTSNHSENNNELSIVGATAPSECGAGAKVNATIRQTEAGDPRRTNGARSNQAVPSLNSLTGSKSFGSSAGGSIRVKSIENLFANYHTKQSPKSSRDKRRAALLVGSSEGNNSENESASEHANGVPSSLVYNRNEMDIYVTPQKHQKRFGPEQDSNGGETGSAVTEEEGDGYENIICSPNFPQLTGVVGGYKAEDEDEEEDYGDDYAIQLLAEEIDSSMLGNGGGDSEGDEILYKPPPLMAIDGKVSAKSASMRTYGRNTVGGGHGTSSTLTIRKIERQARGSGPQSNSLTRSTRRPRLMAHSKEGGLHQLIKSNGTPPPIAFTLRNPRGNQPRTYNTEALWAALMDVKAGESIYRASQMHKVPRKTLRNWMKRWDIKSAYPMPRQLKEAAEKKRIIKELTTQIQ from the exons ATGAGTACCGGACAATCGCAGCAATTCTGTGTTCGCTGGAACAGCCATCTGGGCAGCTTGGGAGCAGCCTTTCCACAG CTTTTGGCCGGCCAAAGGTTCGTCGATGTGACGCTGGCATGCGAAGGGCACCAGGTGCACTGTCACCGGCTGGTACTGGCCGCGTGCTCGACGTACTTCGAAAATCTCCTCGGCGAAAACCCGTGCCAGCATCCAATCATCATCCTCCCGCGCGACATCAAGCTCTGGGCCATCCAGGCGCTGGTAGATTTCATGTACAAAGGAGAAGTGAACGTATCTCAGGCGGGTCTGCCGGACCTGATGAAGTGTGCCGAAATACTGAAAATTCGCGGACTGTGCGGCTCGGACGCGTTGAATCTGAATCAAATCCACAGCCCAACGGAAAgctaccagcagcagcatggcGCCGGTAGCGACTCGGGGAACACTAGTGCCAGTACAAAGCCATCGGACAGTAGTCCTGCATCAGCAACACAAACAGGCGGCGCGTTTCAAC CTCAATTCGATCAGCACTCGCGATCGCAACAAAACAGTTCTTCAAGCGGACCAAAGGGGCAGTTATTGAGCAGCTTACACCTACGACCGGTCGTAATGAggggtcatcatcatcagcagcaacagcaccaccaGGACGAAGGCAACACCAGTGATAACGGTGGGGATAGTGGCAATGAGATATGCATAAAGACAGAAGATTTAATGATCG ATGAAGACACCAACAGCAAACAGTGCGACGAGGATGATGAACGTGAAGATAATGATGGCAGCGACAAAATGCCTGCAG ACGCGCTCCTCCATGTTCATCCTGGGCTGGATGTAGAGGATGCTGTGGACGATCAGAATAGAAGGGAAGCACTGCAGGTGCCCGAGCAGGAGTtgatggaggaggaggaggaggaggaagaggacagGGTGTCGAAGCAAAATCGATTGATAATGGAAAGATTAGATGGTCGGCAGAGCTCGGAGCAGCAGCATGAGCCCATGCCTGACTATGAGCAGTACGCTGCCGGAAGCGAAGGACAAGAGGACGATGAAGATGACGATGTGTTAGTGGTGAGAGAAGAGACAGAGGGTACACCGGCAACGAAGGACGGTGCCGCCGTTGGCAAGCAGGAGGAGGCACGCAGGAAAAGAAGACGCCACAGCACCAGCAACCATTCCGAGAACAACAACGAACTGTCCATCGTCGGTGCAACGGCTCCGTCGGAGTGCGGTGCAGGTGCCAAAGTAAACGCGACGATCAGACAGACCGAAGCCGGCGATCCACGGCGTACGAACGGTGCGCGATCGAATCAAGCGGTGCCATCGCTAAACTCCCTGACCGGATCGAAATCGTTCGGCAGCAGTGCCGGCGGTTCGATACGAGTAAAATCGATTGAGAATCTCTTTGCAAACTACCATACCAAACAATCACCAAAGTCTTCCCGCGACAAGAGACGAGCCGCGCTGCTAGTGGGATCCAGTGAGGGGAATAACAGTGAAAATGAGAGTGCCAGTGAACACGCCAACGGTGTACCGTCCTCGTTGGTGTACAATCGGAACGAGATGGATATCTACGTAACGCCGCAAAAGCATCAGAAACGGTTCGGCCCGGAGCAGGATTCGAACGGAGGTGAAACTGGTTCGGCAGTAACCGAGGAGGAGGGTGATGGATACGAGAACATCATCTGTTCGCCCAATTTCCCCCAGCTGACGGGTGTGGTCGGTGGATACAAAGCGGAGGATGAAGATGAGGAGGAAGACTATGGTGACGATTACGCCATACAGCTGCTGGCCGAGGAGATCGATAGTAGTATGCTAGGAAACGGCGGGGGCGACAGTGAGGGAGACGAGATTCTCTACAAACCACCGCCACTGATGGCCATCGATGGGAAGGTATCCGCGAAGTCGGCATCGATGCGAACGTACGGAAGGAATACGGTCGGAGGTGGACACGGTACTTCATCCACACTAACGATCCGTAAAATTGAACGTCAAGCCCGTGGCAGTGGTCCTCAATCGAACAGTTTAACACGATCAACCCGTCGCCCCCGACTGATGGCCCATTCGAAAGAGGGCGGCCTGCATCAACTGATCAAATCGAACGGAACGCCACCACCGATCGCATTCACGCTGCGGAACCCACGGGGCAACCAGCCGCGCACGTACAACACCGAAGCCCTTTGGGCAGCACTGATGGATGTTAAAGCGGGAGAAAGTATTTATCG AGCATCACAAATGCACAAAGTTCCTCGCAAGACGCTGCGGAATTGGATGAAACGATGGGACATCAAGTCCGCATACCCGATGCCAAGGCAGCTGAAGGAGGCGGCTGAGAAGAAGCGCATCATCAAAGAACTGACAACCCAAATACAatag
- the LOC131287582 gene encoding pre-mRNA-splicing factor SPF27 has translation MAGEVLVDALPYIDLGYDDPGVREAAIAMVEEECRRYRPTKNYLEHLPAVNTTAFETELMRAEFERIQNRLPMEPLSMKRYELPPPPAGKMNEVSAWTESVDNSMAQLEHQAVRAMNLELMSEYGCEMWKSYLETLVALQAKCQARLAEVKKEIQDVNWSRKTKQTQGGEKLRSLEAQWVMLVSKNYEIEQACVKLEEKIYHKKMAQNSLQAERKHE, from the exons ATGGCTGGTGAAGTACTTGTTGATGCGCTGCCATATATTGATTTAGGCTACGATGATCCTGGCGTGCGTGAAGCG GCTATCGCTATGGTGGAAGAAGAATGTCGGCGATATCGTCCTACAAAAAATTACCTCGAGCACCTGCCGGCCGTCAATACTACCGCATTTGAAACCGAACTGATGCGAGCCGAATTTGAACGCATCCAAAATCGTTTGCCAATGGAACCGCTGAGCATGAAACGGTACGAGCTGCCACCTCCACCGGCCGGGAAAATGAACGAAGTGTCGGCCTGGACGGAAAGTGTGGACAACTCGATGGCCCAGCTAGAGCATCAGGCAGTGCGTGCAATGAATCTCGAGCTCATGTCGGAGTACGGCTGCGAGATGTGGAAATCGTACCTCGAAACGCTGGTGGCCTTGCAGGCAAAGTGTCAGGCTCGGCTAGCGGAGGTGAAGAAGGAAATTCAAGACGTGAATTGGTCACGCAAGACCAAGCAGACGCAGGGAGGAGAAAAACTGCGATCCCTGGAAGCTCAGTGGGTCATGCTGGTGTCAAAAAATTACGAAATTGAACAAGCTTGTGTCAagctggaggaaaaaatataccACAAGAAGATGGCACAGAACTCCTTGCAGGCCGAACGGAAACATGAATAA